ttctaacgttactcccgcgccgctgccactactattggaggatccatccacgaagagagtccactgagtgtccactctttcaaaccgatctggagtcaactcgaccacaaagtcagctagtgactgcgcaccaaccgcgccccgcttatcatattgcaaaccatactctgacaattcaaccgaccaggcgaccaatctacctgataaatccggtttttgtaatacttgtctcaagggcaaatccgtccgcaccttcacgggaaaactctgaaaataaggtctcaaccgccgggcggtgacgaggactgccagcgccgccttctcaattttctgatatctgaccttccgcgccctggagtgtgtgactaacaaaataaacaattcgatgctcgccatctatctcctgcaacatcacagaactcagagcactatcgctcacagcaaaatacaaatgcagcgggtgtccctgtattggtttcgacaagattggcggtgacgataggagttccttgaggcgaacaaaagcttcttcacactccgccgtccactcaaatgcgacattcttgcgaagacacttgaaaaaagggaaagatctgtcaccagacttgggaagaaaccgagataatgctgctattcgccccgttaaacgttggacctctttcacattagaagggcttttcatctgctgaatcgccttgcatttttctgggtttatctcgattcctctggatgtgatcatgaatcccaaaaacttgccaccctgaacaccaaaagagcatttctccgggttgaggcgcatattgtgcttccttatttcgccaaatgcttcctccagatcttgatgatggtctaaaccacgtactgatttaacaatcatgtcatcaacgtaaacctccatgtttcttcccacttgcccagcaaaaaccctatccatcaatctttggtaggtcgccccagcgttctttagtccaaacggcatggtgcgatagcaataattgactctggcggtcataaaagccgttttgtcctcgtctgccgggtgcatgcggatttgatgatagccagaataagcatccatcaagctaagcagttcgttgcccgaggcaccatcaacaaggctattgatgctgggaaggggatacgaatcttttggacaagctttgtttaagtctgtgtaatctacacacattcgccatttcccgttcgccttcttcaccattacgacgttcgccaaccacgtcggatacttcacttccctgatgaactctgccgccagcaacttgtcgacttcctgttgcaccgccttccctttgtcgccacccaagcgcctcctgagttgtgaaactggcttgacacttggattcaatgctaaccgatggcatatgaagtttggatcaattccaggcatgtctttgcagctccaagcaaacaagtctaagttctccccaagcagttttgtcaggcgcgtctcctgctcttccgtcagtctggtcccaatcttcaaagtgcgatcgccaaactttagcgccttcgtttcctcaattggcgtgggcctatttactcgcccctcgccccggggatcaagattttcatccgaagcttcgatttcataacatctatgaccaaccaacgcactcttcttgccatacaagttaaggcaattattgtaacactccctcgccatcttctggtccaccttcagctttcccacctttccactgcttagcggatacttgaccgccaagtgggctgttgaaattacagcacaaaggcgattcaatgtatttcgcccaatgatgacattgtaagatgccaccacctggagaaccagataccttaccttcaaaaccctggcacactcatcttccccaaatattgtgtctagatcaatgtatccccgcaccattacttgctcccccgcgaaacctaccaaggttcccgcatatggagttagatcattgtcagttagtcccaacttgtcaaatgcatcaccatagataatatcagccgaactaccctgatccaggagtacccttctaacgttgaaactgttcatccttaactgcaccacaatcgggtcgtccttatgaggctttatcccctcaaagtccgccatcgagattgttatgtcagggtgtacgaatccaaaagcgacctcatggacggaattaacggcacgaacatggcgcttacgcgccgcatgagtgtcgccaccaccgccaaatcccccggcgatggtgttgatggtcccgacgggcggtcctgagtgttgagcgaacgtgtcattagccccttttgtggcgatagccgctgattcttgctttttcttgcccttagtgtccgctcgctcctcctcccgcttgtgcgctttgttttgatcgccaccattgcgccacagaccttgacgatttccttgatatcccgctcgaatcaacttatcaatctcccgctgcaaagtccaacagtcatccgtatcagGCCCGGCGGACCGGGGCCTCGcttcagggcgggatacatgctgggcgttgcccctctaggggctcgcccagtccaggagGGAAAATGATTGTttacttattaaaaaaattgatatgcttataaaaaaaaaaacaaaaaaattgatagAACAAAACAAGTTTTCCAGCAACCTAATCGAACAAGCTGAATCCCATGTCATCATCACTTTCTTCCTTTGCCTTTTCCTTGTCATCCTCCTTGGCAGGTGCAGCggcatcgccaccaccaccagcgGTGACACTAGGAGCGGAAATGGCAACAGCGGCACCGCCGGCGGATCTGCCTTTATTTCCAAAAGGCATATCCTATCCTATGCTATATTTCTTAGTAAATCAGGGGAATTCACAAAAATGTTTAACTAGAAGGGATTTTGATCTAGTACCAATAGTTCCACCCAAAATTGATCTAGTTTCTCAATGGTAAAGCTATTACCCCCCTTCTGTGTTCTGAGCTATTCCTATGGTTTCACTTGCCTTATATTGCATAGGATATGCCTTTTGGAAATAAAACAAATGTCAGAAGATAGTGAAATATTTAATCTTCCAAAATAATCTTGAAAGATTGGTTCCATTCCAAATCATGTTGAATTGATTATAAGGTATAAACCTACATGAACCATTAGTATCTGTTATCTATTTTCAACCATCAGTGTTAATGAAATCTATAATATTTCAACATCCATATActttgatttgttctttaattgATAATGCTTGTCCACTGTGATGTCAAAATATACAATGAACTTTGTCTTTATTATGGTTTGTTGTGCATTGCTTTCTGCTACCTGTGGAACTAGAAAATTAGTTCAGTGGTGCATGCATCATCCACACATCTTTCGCTGAATTTATACCTGCAATatgcacaattttttttaggtTGGGGGGCTGTGGTCCACCAAAAGAAAAACTTCAATGCAGTCCTATCCCTGCTTCTGGGTTTTAGTACTTTGTTTTGATCCCTCAGTTTTATTTATATGAACTGCAAATTGTATTAGTTAAATTTACAAATCAACCTCTAATCTATATCTTCATAAATAGACCAATTATCCTAAGTGACTATAAATGAATGCTGATATTTCAACCAAAAAACTAAGGTTCTCCTAGGAATTCATATTTACCCCTTCAAAGTTTAGCTGGCATAATTTCGCTGAATGTGGTCTTTAATTTATTGTTGATGTTAGAGTCATCTTTACAGcttttattcattttaaaaattacagCCTGACTGCATAATCGGCTAGCTTTCTGTTTCCTGAAATATTTAGAAGATTAGGGGTTACTTACATAACTTGGTATTGACTATTGCAGTATTTCATTTTGACTTTTAGAGAGTCTCTACACTGACCAACATGAGCATGGATCTAAAGAAATCTGCCTCTAATGGTCAAGATAAAAAGTTAATACCACAAGAGCAGCAGGCAAAGGTATGTTCTGACAcagtttttttgaaaatattaaaatgcaatGTTTTGAGCAAGGAGCACTGCAACGGATTATAATGTTCTTCCTTCTAGATCAATGAGTTGAGAAGGTTAATTGGGCCACTGTCCGGTAAGGCATCCATCTCGAGGTATTTGAGGGCACGGAATTGGAGTGTCAAGAAGGCAGCTAAAATGTTGAAGCAAACCTTAAAATGGAGAGAAGAATACAAACCGGAAATGATCCGCTGGGTGAGTAGCgacttttttgtttatttttttcatacTAACTTTTGAGTCATAAACTCATAATGCATAGCTGGGATGAGCCTTGTTTTATTCTGTCTATGTCAAGTTTTTTCTCTATAACTAGTTTAGTATGGTGAAGCCAAGTATTTGTTCTGTATGTTTTCACCCTCTCTTAAAGTGGAGATGAGGATAGCCTGAGTCCAGAGTAAACATTTAAAGTTCTCAAGCAGAGCCACTGGCCTTGTTGCCATATCTGATCAATATGGCACAACCAGCAACTGAATGTCATCTTAATCTTAAGactcattaaaaaaattcagttgACCGAGTCAATTATTGACTCATATGAATTGTTTGTGATCTGGTTATTTTAGGTCAAACTATCAACTTCCTGAAATTATCTTCTGGTGAAAGTTGTCTGATGTGTTTTTTCTGCTGATGCAGGAAGATATTGCTCATGAAGCAGAGACAGGAAATATCTATATATAGAGCAAATTATATTGACACTTGGGAGAACAGTCCTTGTAATGAGACCTGGCCGCCATGGGCGGATCTACATTGAGGCCAGGTGACActggtttttttattttctttttagaaaaaaattatataccaTGGAATGCAGGTGCAaaataacaaacccaaattctATGTCACTGGAATTGGACCAAAAAGGATATTAAATCTCAGATCCAATCGTTCTAATGTCTCCAATTTACCAATACTTGCCGGAATTGCTCTACTTAAGTGATTATTTTTCAGCGCGAGAAAGCTAAGCTTCCTTAACTTTCTCAGTTCAGTAGGTATACTCCCAGTAAGCTCGTTATAATTAAGTTGCAAAACCGTTTCACTTAATAGATTAGAACAATTTTGAGCTATCTAATCTATAaaacaaagaaaggaagaaagaagTTCAAGACGGTACTTTTACAACTTGCAAAAAGATGAGACAATCGAATATTCACATGACAAGAAAAAATAGTAATGCATCAAACTAGAGCTTAAAACGATGgtaaatgaaaataattattaatacaCGCTGAAAAGGGAAGAACATGagaatttgggtttgttattaattatttttcactttgCTTCTTTTATTATATTTCGTTGTAAGCCTAGTCCTTCTTGGAACCTAGTCCTTATTGGACTGTAAACTCTTATATTTCCAtgagaaactttctctcatggttttatttataatatttctcttttttgaaaaaaaatattttcaatacattttagtctataatttcttttatatttagcCACACTGGTATGTAAGGTTTGGATCCGCCCCTGCAGTGGCCGCCAGGATCTTCTGAAAATCATTCTTACGTCAGAGCATGTCTGATGTTTAGAGTGTGCTTGGATTGAGTGAAAATATAAGAATGACAATGCAGGAGGTgtttaaacatatttttttcaGACTACCTTATCGCCTTATCAGGTTTCATTTCTACCATTTTAACTCCTTGAAAGCACTCTTATTAAATAGATGATAGATTAAATAGATGATAGATTAAATAGATGATTGATAGTAACcagccaaagaagaagaaagaaaacacTGATATTATTCAAGTAACCCCAGATTATTTGAGAGAACCTAGACTCTCCTATTCCCACTTACAAAATGATCCCCAAAACATGCTATTTCTCTCTAAGTCTCTTATTTATAACCTTCTCTCTTATTACACTCGAACAAACTCTCTCAAATTAGCTAAAACTACCTCTCAACTAGTTATCTATGAGTACCGATCGATGATACCTGCATGACTGATTAAAATCTTATGCATTATTGATCTTGTGTGGATGTGGATGTTATCTATTTTTCctattttcttctttatttggaGTGCAGAACTCAAAGTCAACCAAAGGACAAATTAAGTATTTGGTATACTGCATGGAGAATGCTATTTTAAATCTTTCACAAGAACAGGAACAGATGGTCTGGCTGATTGACTTCCAGGGTTTCAATATGTCACATATATCAATCAAAGTGATGCGTGAAACTGCCCATGGATTACAAGAACATTATCCTGAACGGCTTGGTCTTGCAATACTGTACAATGCACCTAAATTCTTCGAACCATTCTTCACGGTAAAGCCTTTTCATTCTCGCACTTTATGCTTCAATCTTCTTGGTATTGTTTATGCAAACATGTTGCTTTTGGTTAAGGCATATATGATTTAACTGTTAATGTAGTGAGTGGCTTATGAAATGTTTAATGAAGAACGAGTTGTTGTTTTAATGCTGAATATTTAGATTTATGCCAAAATAAGAGtcttataaaaatgaatttCGTTCTTAAGGATCTTTTTATGCTCTATGCATATTCGAGGCACTTGAGGTAAGATTGTGATTGAAATTGAAGTGCACTTGGTCCAGATTAATTGTTGCACTGGATGCAAGCTCCTTTCTGTTTCTTCCATTCATTATTTGTATGATGAACTAGATCCAAGTTttcatctttcatttgatttccttttttaattttCCAAACCTGTAATTCTTTTTCAATAATGAGGTATAAGGACTCTAAAAGTTAAAAGTACCCAACTCATTTACTTCTATCTGGCATAGGAATCTACTCACTGGTTTCTAGAATTGCAAAGCTATGTAAGaaattttgtagttttttatCCAAACAAGTGCATTTGTTTTAGCTGCTAATAATTACTTTGATTATTAATCTTGTACCGTTTTGTGATGACAAAATATGTTTTGCTGCAGATGGTAAAGCCCCTATTAGAGACCAAGACTTATAATAAAGTCAAGTTCGGTTACTCTGATGATCAGAACACGAAGAAGCTAATGGAGGATTTGTTTGATTTTGACCATCTTGAATCTGCATTTGGTGGGAAAGATACT
This is a stretch of genomic DNA from Lotus japonicus ecotype B-129 chromosome 1, LjGifu_v1.2. It encodes these proteins:
- the LOC130737011 gene encoding uncharacterized protein LOC130737011 gives rise to the protein KSYALLILCGCGCYLFFLFSSLFGVQNSKSTKGQIKYLVYCMENAILNLSQEQEQMVWLIDFQGFNMSHISIKVMRETAHGLQEHYPERLGLAILYNAPKFFEPFFTMVKPLLETKTYNKVKFGYSDDQNTKKLMEDLFDFDHLESAFGGKDTAEFEMNKYAERMKEARMTRRFSLSGQGKTLHPQSRFN